One Tursiops truncatus isolate mTurTru1 chromosome 3, mTurTru1.mat.Y, whole genome shotgun sequence DNA segment encodes these proteins:
- the APC gene encoding adenomatous polyposis coli protein isoform X6, giving the protein MAAASYDQLLKQVEALKMENSNLRQELEDNSNHLTKLETEASNMKEVLKQLQGSIEDEAMASSGQIDLLERLKELNLDSSNFPGVKLRSKMSLRSYGSREGSVSSRSGECSPVPMGSFPRRGFVNGSRENTGYLEELEKERSLLLADLDKEEKEKDWYYAQLQNLTKRIDSLPLTENFSLQTDMTRRQLEYEARQIRVAMEEQLGTCQDMEKRAQRRITRIQQIEKDILRIRQLLQSQATEAEGSTARIDHETASVLSSSSTHSAPRRLTSHLGTKVEMVYSLLSMLGTHDKDDMSRTLLAMSSSQDSCISMRQSGCLPLLIQLLHGNDKDSVLLGNSRGSKEARARASAALHNIIHSQPDDKRGRREIRVLHLLEQIRAYCETCWEWQEAHEQGMDQDKNPMPAPVEHQICPAVCVLMKLSFDEEHRHAMNELGRKATRGISSQELGQGLSDYYLSPLALFKLGGLQAIAELLQVDCEMYGLTNDHYSITLRRYAGMALTNLTFGDVANKATLCSMKGCMRALVAQLKSESEDLQQVIASVLRNLSWRADVNSKKTLREVGSVKALMECALEVKKESTLKSVLSALWNLSAHCTENKADICAVDGALAFLVGTLTYRSQTNTLAIIESGGGILRNVSSLIATNEDHRQILRENNCLQTLLQHLKSHSLTIVSNACGTLWNLSARNPKDQEALWDMGAVSMLKNLIHSKHKMIAMGSAAALRNLMANRPAKYKDANIMSPGSSLPSLHVRKQKALEAELDAQHLSETFDNIDNLSPKASHRSKQRHKQNLYGDYVFDTNRHDDNRSDNFNTGNMTVLSPYLNTTVLPSSSSSRGSLDSSRSEKDRSLERERGISLVNYHPATENPGTSSKRGLQISTTAAQIAKVMEEVSAIHTSQEDRSSGSTPELHCGTDERNALRRSSTAHTHANSYNFTKSENSNRTCPVPYAKVEYKRSSNDSLNSVSSSDGYGKRGQMKPSVESYSEDEESKFCSYGQYPADLAHKIHSANHMDDNDGELDTPINYSLKYSDEQLNSGRQSPSQNERWARPKHIIEDEIKQNEERQSRSQSTTYPVYPESTDDKHLKFQPHFGQQECVSPYRSRAANGSETNRVGSNHGINQNVNQSLCQEDDYEDDKPTNYSERYSEEEQHEEEERPTNYSIKYNEEKHHVDQPIDYSLKYTTDIPSSQKPAFSFSKNSSGQSTKTEHISSSSENTATPSSNAKRQNQLHHSSAQSRSGQTQKATSSSCKVPSINQETIQTYCVEDTPICFSRCSSLSSLSSAEDEIGCDQTTQEADSANTLQIAEIKESSGTRSTEDSVSEVPTVSQHVRTKSSRLQASGLSSESTRHKAVEFSSGAKSPSKSGAQTPKSPPEHYVQETPLMFSRCTSVSSLDSFESRSIASSVQSEPCSGMVSGIISPSDLPDSPGQTMPPSRSKTPPPPPPQSAQTKQEVPKNKAPSAEKRESGPKQAAVNAAVQRVQVLPDADALLHFATESTPDGFSCSSSLSALSLDEPFIQKDVELRIMPPVQENDNGNETENEQPEESNESQGKEAEKPTDSEKDLLDDSDDDDIEILEECIISAMPTKSSRKAKKPAQTSSKVPPPVARKPSQLPVYKLLPSQNRLQAQKHVSFTPGDDMPRVYCVEGTPINFSTATSLSDLTIESPPNELAAGEGVRAGTQSGEFEKRDTIPTEGRSTDEAQTGKASSVTIPELDDNKTEGDILAECINSAMPKGKSHKPFRVKKIMDQVQQASMSSSGTNKNQLDGKKKKPTSPVKPIPQNTEYRTRVRKNTDSKNNLNAERNFSDNKDSKKQNLKNNSKDFNDKVPNNEDRVRGSFTFDSPHHYTPIEGTPYCFSRNDSLSSLDFDDDDVDLSREKAELRKGKESKESEAKVTNHTELTSNQQSANKTQAVPKHPINRGQPKPVLQKQSTFPQPSKDIPDRGAATDEKLQNFAIENTPVCFSRNSSLSSLSDIDQENNNNKENEPIKETEPPDSQGEPSKPQASGYAPKSFHVEDTPVCFSRNSSLSSLSIDSEDDLLQECISSAMPKKKKPSRLKADNEKHSPRNMGGILAEDLTLDLKDIQRPDSEHGLSPDSENFDWKAIQEGANSIVSSLHQAAAAACLSRQASSDSDSILSLKSGISLGSPFHLTPDQEEKPFASNKGPRILKPGEKSTLEAKKLESENKGIKGGKKVYRSLITGKIRSNSEVSSQMKQPLQTNMPSISRGRTMIHIPGVRNSSSSTSPVSKKGPPLKTPASKSPSEGQAATTSPRGAKPSVKSELSPVTRQASQTPGSNKGPSRSGSRDSTPSRPAQQPLSRPMQSPGRNSISPGRNGISPPNKLSQLPRTSSPSTASTKSSGSGKMSYTSPGRQMSQQNLTKQTGLSKNVSSIPRSESASKGLSQMSTSNGSNKKVELSRMSSTKSSGSESDRSERPVLVRQSTFIKEAPSPTLRRKLEESASFESLSPSSRPDSPSRSQAQTPILSPSLPDMSLSTHSSVQAGGWRKLPPNLSPTIEYNDGRPVKRHDIARSHSESPSRLPINRSGTWKREHSKHSSSLPRVSTWRRTGSSSSILSASSESSEKAKSEDEKHVNSTSGTKLTKENQVSTKGTWRKMKESEISPTNSTSQTTSSGAANGAESKTLIYQMAPAVSKTEDVWVRIEDCPINNPRSGRSPTGNTPPVIDTVSEKGNPNTKDSKDHQGKQNVSNGSAPVRTMGLENRLNSFIQVDAPDQKGTEGKPGQSHPVPASETNESSIAERTPFSSSSSSKHSSPSGTVAARVSPFNYNPSPRKSSADSTSARPSQIPTPVNNNTKKRDSKSDNTESSGTQSPKRHSGSYLVTSV; this is encoded by the exons GGTTCAACTGCACGAATAGATCACGAAACAGCCAGTGTTTTGAGTTCTAGCAGCACACATTCTGCTCCTCGAAGGCTGACAAGTCATCTGGGAACCAAG GTGGAAATGGTGTATTCATTGTTGTCAATGCTTGGTACTCATGATAAGGATGATATGTCGCGAACTTTGCTAGCTATGTCTAGCTCCCAAGACAGCTGTATATCCATGCGACAGTCTGGATGTCTTCCTCTCCTCATCCAGCTTTTACATGGCAATGACAAAGACTCTGTGTTGTTGGGAAATTCCCGGGGCAGTAAAGAGGCTCGGGCCAGGGCCAGTGCAGCACTCCACAACATCATTCACTCACAGCCTGATGACAAGAGAGGCAGGCGTGAAATCCGAGTCCTTCATCTTTTGGAACAGATACGAGCTTACTGTGAAACCTGTTGGGAGTGGCAGGAAGCCCATGAACAAGGCATGGACCAGGACAAAAATCCAA TGCCAGCTCCTGTTGAACATCAAATCTGTCCTGCTGTGTGTGTTCTAATGAAACTTTCGTTTGATGAGGAGCATAGACACGCGATGAATGAACTTG gTAGGAAGGCTACCCGGGGCATTTCATCACAGGAGCTAGGGCAGGGGCTTTCAG attattatCTTTCTCCTCTTGCCCTTTTTAAATTAGGGGGACTGCAGGCCATTGCAGAATTATTGCAAGTGGACTGTGAAATGTATGGACTTACTAATGACCACTACAGTATTACCTTAAGACGATATGCAGGAATGGCTTTGACAAACTTGACTTTCGGAGATGTAGCCAACAAG GCTACACTATGCTCTATGAAAGGCTGCATGAGAGCACTTGTGGCCCAACTAAAATCTGAAAGTGAGGACTTACAGCAG GTTATTGCAAGTGTTTTGAGGAATCTGTCTTGGAGAGCAGATGTAAATAGTAAAAAGACTTTGCGTGAAGTTGGAAGTGTGAAAGCATTGATGGAATGTGCTTTGGAAGTGAAAAAG GAATCAACCCTCAAAAGCGTATTGAGTGCCTTATGGAATTTGTCAGCACACTGCACTGAGAATAAAGCTGATATATGTGCCGTAGATGGTGCGCTTGCATTTTTGGTTGGCACGCTCACTTACCGGAGCCAGACAAATACTTTAGCTATTATTGAAAGTGGAGGTGGGATATTACGGAATGTGTCCAGCTTGATAGCTACGAATGAGGACCACAG gcaAATCCTAAGAGAGAATAATTGCTTACAAACCTTATTACAACACTTGAAATCTCACAGTTTGACAATAGTCAGTAATGCATGTGGAACCTTGTGGAATCTCTCAGcaagaaatcctaaagatcaggAAGCATTATGGGACATGGGAGCAGTCAGCATGCTCAAGAACCTCATTCATTCAAAGCACAAGATGATTGCTATGGGAAGTGCTGCAGCTTTAAGGAATCTCATGGCAAATAGACCTGCAAAGTATAAGGATGCCAATATCATGTCTCCTGGTTCAAGCTTGCCTTCTCTTCATGTCAGGAAACAAAAAGCCCTAGAAGCAGAATTAGATGCTCAGCATTTATCAGAAACTTTTGACAATATTGACAATTTAAGTCCCAAGGCATCTCATCGTAGTAAGCAGAGACACAAGCAAAATCTCTATGGTGACTATGTTTTTGACACCAATCGACATGATGATAATAGGTCAGACAATTTTAATACTGGAAACATGACTGTCTTGTCACCATATTTAAATACTACAGTGTTGCCCAGCTCCTCTTCATCAAGGGGAAGTTTAGATAGTTCTCGTTCTGAGAAAGATAGAAGTTTGGAGAGAGAACGAGGTATTAGCCTAGTCAACTACCACCCAGCAACAGAAAATCCAGGAACCTCTTCGAAGCGAGGTTTGCAGATTTCTACCACTGCAGCCCAGATTGCCAAAGTCATGGAAGAAGTGTCAGCCATTCATACCTCCCAGGAAGACAGAAGTTCTGGGTCTACCCCGGAACTACATTGTGGGACAGATGAGAGGAATGCACTAAGAAGAAGCTCTACCGCCCACACACATGCAAACTCTTACAACTTCACCAAGTCAGAAAACTCAAACAGGACATGTCCAGTGCCATATGCCAAAGTAGAATACAAGAGATCTTCAAATGATAGTTTAAATAGTGTCAGCAGTAGTGATGGTTATGGTAAAAGAGGTCAAATGAAACCTTCAGTTGAATCCTATTCTGAAGATGAGGAAAGTAAATTTTGCAGCTATGGTCAGTATCCAGCTGACCTAGCCCATAAAATACATAGTGCAAATCATATGGATGATAATGATGGAGAACTAGATACACCAATAAATTATAGTCTTAAATATTCTGATGAACAGTTGAACTCCGGAAGGCAAAGTCCTTCACAGAATGAAAGGTGGGCAAGACCCAAACATATAatagaagatgaaataaaacaaaatgaggaaAGACAATCAAGGAGTCAAAGCACAACTTATCCTGTATATCCTGAGAGCACTGATGATAAACACCTCAAGTTCCAACCACATTTTGGACAGCAAGAATGTGTTTCCCCATATAGGTCAAGAGCAGCCAATGGTTCAGAAACAAATCGAGTAGGTTCTAATCATGGAATTAATCAAAATGTAAATCAGTCTTTGTGTCAGGAAGATGACTATGAAGATGATAAGCCAACCAACTATAGTGAACGTTACTCTGAGGAAGAGCAAcatgaggaagaagagagaccaACCAATTATAGcataaaatataatgaagaaaaacatcACGTGGACCAGCCTATtgattatagtttaaaatatacCACAGACATTCCTTCTTCACAGAAACCAGCATTTTCATTCTCAAAGAATTCATCTGGACAGAGCACTAAAACTGAACACATCTCTTCAAGCAGTGAGAATACAGCCACACCTTCATCGAATGCCAAGAGGCAGAATCAGCTCCATCACAGTTCAGCACAGAGCAGGAGTGGTCAGACCCAAAAAGCCACCTCTTCCTCTTGCAAAGTTCCCTCTATCAACCAAGAAACAATACAGACTTACTGTGTAGAAGATACCCCAATATGCTTTTCAAGATGTAGTTCATTATCATCTTTGTCATCAGCTGAAGACGAAATAGGGTGTGATCAGACAACACAAGAAGCAGATTCTGCTAATACCCTACaaatagcagaaataaaagaaagcagtGGAACTAGATCAACTGAAGATTCTGTGAGTGAAGTTCCAACAGTGTCACAGCACGTTAGAACCAAATCCAGCAGACTCCAGGCTTCTGGTTTATCTTCAGAATCAACCAGGCACAAAGCTGTTGAATTTTCTTCAGGGGCCAAATCTCCATCAAAGAGTGGTGCTCAGACACCTAAAAGTCCACCAGAGCACTACGTTCAGGAGACTCCACTCATGTTTAGCAGATGTACTTCTGTCAGTTCACTTGACAGTTTTGAGAGTCGTTCAATTGCCAGCTCCGTTCAGAGTGAACCCTGCAGTGGAATGGTGAGTGGCATTATAAGCCCCAGTGACCTTCCAGATAGCCCTGGACAAACCATGCCACCAAGCAGAAGTaaaacccctcctccccctcctcctcagtCAGCTCAGACTAAGCAAGAAGTACCTAAAAATAAAGCCCCTAGTGCTGAGAAGAGAGAAAGTGGCCCTAAGCAAGCTGCTGTAAATGCTGCAGTACAGAGGGTCCAGGTTCTTCCAGATGCTGATGCTTTGTTACATTTTGCCACAGAAAGTACTCCTGATGGATTTTCTTGTTCATCTAGCCTGAGTGCTCTAAGCCTCGATGAGCCATTTATTCAGAAAGATGTGGAATTAAGAATAATGCCTCCGGTTCAGGAAAATGACAATGggaatgaaacagaaaatgagCAGCCTGAAGAATCAAATGAAAGCCagggaaaagaggcagaaaaaccCACTGATTCTGAAAAAGATCTATTAGATGATTCAGATGATGATGATATTGAAATACTAGAAGAGTGTATTATTTCTGCCATGCCAACAAAATCTTCACGCAAAGCCAAAAAGCCAGCCCAGACGTCTTCCAAAGTACCTCCACCTGTGGCAAGGAAACCAAGTCAACTGCCTGTGTACAAACTTCTGCCATCACAAAACAGATTACAAGCACAAAAGCATGTTAGTTTTACACCAGGAGATGATATGCCTCGGGTGTATTGTGTAGAAGGGACACCTATAAACTTTTCCACAGCTACATCTCTAAGTGATCTAACGATAGAATCCCCTCCAAATGAGTTAGCTGCTGGAGAAGGTGTTAGAGCAGGAACACAGTCAGGTGAATTTGAAAAACGAGACACCATTCCTACAGAAGGCAGAAGTACAGATGAGGCTCAAACAGGGAAAGCCTCATCTGTAACTATACCTGAACTGGATGACAATAAAACAGAAGGTGATATTCTTGCAGAATGCATTAATTCTGCTATGCCCAAAGGAAAAAGTCACAAGCCTTTCCGTGTGAAAAAGATAATGGACCAGGTCCAACAAGCATCTATGTCTTCATCTGGAACTAACAAAAATCAATTAGATGGTAAGAAGAAGAAACCTACTTCACCAGTAAAACCTATACCACAAAATACTGAATACAGGACACGTGTAAGAAAAAATACAGactcaaaaaataatttaaatgctgaaagaaatttCTCAGACAACAAAGattcaaagaaacagaacttgaaaaataattccaagGACTTCAATGATAAGGTCCCAAATAATGAAGATCGAGTCAGAGGAAGTTTTACTTTTGACTCACCTCATCATTACACACCTATTGAAGGCACTCCGTACTGTTTTTCACGAAATGATTCTTTGAGTTCTCTagattttgatgatgatgatgtcgACCTTTCCAGGGAAAAGGCTGAATtaagaaaggggaaggaaagtaAGGAATCAGAAGCTAAAGTTACCAACCACACAGAACTAACCTCAAACCAACAATCAGCTAATAAGACACAAGCTGTTCCAAAACATCCAATAAATCGAGGTCAGCCTAAACCCGTGCTGCAGAAGCAATCCACTTTTCCCCAGCCCTCCAAAGATATACCAGACAGAGGGGCAGCAACAGATGAGAAATTACAGAATTTTGCTATTGAAAATACTCCGGTTTGCTTTTCCCGAAATTCCTCTCTAAGTTCTCTTAGTGACATTGatcaagaaaacaacaacaacaaggaaAATGAACCTATCAAAGAGACAGAGCCCCCTGACTCACAGGGAGAACCAAGTAAACCTCAGGCGTCAGGTTATGCTCCTAAATCATTTCACGTTGAAGATACCCCTGTTTGTTTCTCAAGAAACAGTTCTCTCAGTTCTCTCAGTATTGACTCTGAAGATGACCTGTTGCAGGAATGTATAAGTTCTGcaatgccaaaaaagaaaaagccttcaAGACTCAAGGCTGATAATGAAAAGCATAGTCCCAGAAATATGGGTGGCATATTAGCAGAAGATTTGACACTTGATTTGAAAGATATACAGAGACCAGATTCAGAACATGGTTTATCCCCTGATTCAGAAAATTTCGATTGGAAAGCTATTCAGGAAGGTGCAAATTCCATAGTAAGTAGTTTACATCAAGCTGCTGCTGCCGCATGTTTATCTAGACAAGCTTCGTCTGATTCAGATTCCATCCTTTCCCTGAAATCAGGAATCTCTCTGGGATCACCATTTCATCTTACACCTGATCAAGAGGAAAAACCCTTTGCAAGTAATAAAGGCCCACGAATTCTAAAACCTGGGGAGAAAAGTACATTGGAAGCTAAGAAGTTAGAAtctgaaaataaaggaataaaaggagggaaaaaagtttATAGAAGTTTGATTACTGGAAAAATTCGATCTAATTCAGAAGTTTCAAGCCAAATGAAACAGCCCCTTCAAACAAACATGCCTTCAATCTCTCGAGGTAGGACAATGATTCATATTCCAGGAGTTCGGAATAGCTCTTCAAGTACAAGTCCAGTTTCTAAAAAAGGCCCACCCCTTAAGACTCCAGCCTCCAAAAGCCCTAGTGAAGGTCAGGCAGCTACCACTTCCCCCAGAGGAGCCAAGCCATCAGTGAAGTCAGAATTAAGCCCTGTTACGAGGCAGGCATCCCAGACACCTGGGTCAAATAAAGGGCCTTCTAGATCAGGATCTAGAGATTCCACTCCTTCAAGACCTGCCCAGCAGCCATTAAGTAGACCTATGCAGTCTCCAGGGCGAAACTCAATTTCTCCTGGTAGAAATGGAATAAGTCCTCCCAACAAATTATCTCAGCTGCCAAGGACGTCATCCCCTAGTACTGCTTCAACTAAGTCCTCGGGTTCTGGGAAAATGTCTTACACATCTCCTGGCAGACAGATGAGCCAACAGAACCTCACCAAACAAACGGGTTTATCCAAGAATGTCAGTAGTATCCCAAGAAGTGAATCTGCCTCCAAAGGACTAAGTCAAATGAGTACTAGCAATGGATCCAATAAAAAGGTAGAACTTTCTAGAATGTCTTCAACTAAATCAAGCGGAAGTGAATCTGATAGGTCAGAGAGACCTGTATTAGTACGCCAGTCAACTTTCATCAAAGAAGCTCCAAGCCCAACCCTAAGGAGAAAATTGGAGGAATCCGCTTCATTTgaatctctttctccatcttctagACCAGATTCTCCCAGTAGGTCCCAGGCACAGACTCCAATTTTAAGTCCTTCCCTTCCTGATATGTCTCTGTCTACACATTCATCTGTTCAGGCTGGTGGATGGCGAAAACTCCCACCCAATCTCAGTCCCACCATAGAGTATAATGATGGAAGACCAGTAAAGCGCCATGACATAGCACGCTCTCATTCTGAAAGTCCTTCCAGACTTCCCATCAATAGGTCAGGAACCTGGAAACGTGAGCACAGCAAACACTCATCATCCCTTCCTCGAGTAAGCACTTGGAGGAGAACTGGAAGTTCATCCTCAATTCTTTCTGCTTCATCAGAATCTAGTGAAAAAGCAAAAAGTGAGGATGAAAAACATGTGAACTCTACTTCAGGAACCAAACTAACTAAAGAAAACCAAGTATCCACAAAAGGAacgtggagaaaaatgaaagaaagtgaaatttCTCCCACCAATAGTACTTCTCAGACCACTTCCTCAGGTGCTGCAAATGGTGCTGAATCAAAGACTCTGATTTATCAAATGGCACCTGCTGTTTCTAAAACAGAGGATGTTTGGGTGAGAATTGAGGACTGCCCCATTAACAACCCTAGGTCTGGAAGATCTCCAACAGGAAATACTCCCCCAGTGATTGACACTGTTTCAGAAAAGGGAAACCCAAACACTAAAGATTCAAAAGATCATCAGGGGAAACAAAATGTGAGCAATGGTAGTGCTCCTGTACGCACCATGGGTTTGGAAAACCGCCTGAACTCCTTTATTCAGGTAGATGCCCCAGACCAAAAAGGAACTGAGGGAAAACCGGGACAAAGTCATCCTGTCCCTGCATCAGAGACTAATGAAAGTTCAATAGCTGAACGTACCCCATTTAGTTCTAGCAGCTCAAGCAAGCACAGTTCACCGAGTGGGACTGTTGCTGCCAGAGTGAGTCCTTTTAATTACAACCCAAGCCCAAGGAAAAGCAGCGCAGATAGCACTTCAGCCCGACCATCTCAGATCCCAACGCCAGTGAATAACAACACAAAGAAACGAGATTCAAAAAGTGACAATACAGAATCCAGTGGAACTCAAAGTCCTAAACGCCATTCTGGGTCTTACCTTGTGACATCTGTTTAA